The sequence AAGGCCGCTGCGGCCTGGGCCGCCGCCACGGCGCGGCGGCTGCGACCGGTGCCCCGGGCCTCCATCGCCCGGATCAGCCCCTTGCTGCGATTCACTTCACCGATGGTCTGGCCCTCTTTGGGGCGCACCAGGGGATGGGCCTTGAGCTCGCCGCGCAGCTGGCTCAGCAGGCGGAAGTGGCCTGTGGTGTTGTATTTGCGCAGCACGCCTGGATCCCAACCCATTCCATCAACTCCACGAGTTGCTGCCAGCCTATGGCCTGGCCTGCAGAAGCTTGTGATAAATTGTAGGATGTAACTGGAAGTCGGATCGAGTTCGCTCAGCTGAGCCCGATGGCGTCCTCCACCCCCTTCGCTCGCACTTGCGCATGACCCGCCTCGTCGGCCTGCAGGCCCCTGATTTCACCGCCACTGCCGTGGTGGATCAGGAGTTCAAGGAGATCTCCCTCTCCCAGTACCGCGGCAAGTACGTGGTGCTGTTCTTCTATCCCCTCGACTTCACCTTCGTGTGCCCCACGGAGATCACCGCCTTCTCCGACCGTTACGGCGACTTCGCCGCCAAGAACACCGAAGTCCTGGGCGTGTCCGTGGACAGCGAATTCAGCCACCTGGCCTGGATTCAGACCGACCGCAAGAATGGCGGCATCGGCGACATCAGCTACCCACTTGTGGCCGATCTCAAGAAGGAGATTGCCCGCGCCTACGAGGTGCTGGACGAAGACGCCGGCGTCGCCCTGCGCGGTCTGTTCATCATCGATCCCGAAGGCGTGATCATGCACAGCACGATCAATAACCTGCCCGTGGGCCGCAGCGTCGACGAAACCCTGCGGGTGCTGCAGGCCTTCCAGTACGTGCAGAGCCACCCCGATGAGGTCTGCCCCGCCAACTGGCAGCCCGGCGACAAGACCATGAACCCCGACCCCGTGAAGTCGAAAGACTTCTTCGCTGCCGTCAGCTGAGCAGGCTCTGCAGCAGCCGGCTGCCATCGATGCCCCCCAGGACTGGGTCACAGGCCCTCTCCGGGTGGGGCATCAGCCCCAACACATTGCCGGCTCTGTTGCAGAGGCCGGCTACATCGCCCACTGATCCATTGGGGTTGGCGGCGTAGCGCATCGCCACCTGGCCGTGTTCCTCCAGGGCTTTCAGATCATCAGCCTCCACCTGATAGCGGCCTTCTCCATGGGCGATCGGCAGGCTGATGCGCTCCTTCTCCCCGTAGCCCTGCAGCCAGCGGCACGGGCCGGGATTCACCTCCAGCAGAGCAGGCTCACACAGAAAGTGCAGGCGGCCATTGCGGGTGAGTGCCCCGGGCAGCAGGCCCATTTCGGTGAGCACCTGGAAGCCGTTGCAGATGCCAAGCACCGGCCCTCCGGCCTCGGCGAAGCTGCGCACCTCCTCGAGCACGGGAGCAAAGCGAGCAATCGCGCCGCAGCGCAGGTAGTCGCCATAGCTGAAGCCCCCCGGCAGCACCACGGCATCGAGCCCGCCCAGGTCGCGCTCTTCATGCCAGAGGAAACGGGTTTCGAGCCCCAGGCACCCCTCCAGGGCCCAGCGCACGTCCCGGTCGCAGTTCGAGCCGGGAAACACCACGATCCCCACGCTCACAGCGGCGCTCCTGTGGGTTGGACCTGGCCGTGCTCCTGAAGCTCCAGGCTCCAGTTCTCGATCACCGGGTTGGCCAGCAACCGCTGCGCCAACAGCTCCACCTGCTGCCTGGCTGCAGTGGCATCAGCAGCCTCCAGTTCCAGCTCGATCGCCTTGCCGATGCGCAGTCGGCGCAGGCTGGTCACCCCCAGGCGGGCCGCTGCCGCCCTGGTGGCCTCCCCAGCAGGGTCGAGAACCGAAGGTCGCAGGGAGACCTGCACGCGAGCGCTGAAGACGGGCACGACACAGCCGTTGTTTGTTAAATCTTGGCAGCCCAATGGCCCCCATCCCCGCCCCGTGGACAGGTTGAAGGGGTCGTTGTGCAGGGCACCGCATGCTGGCTTGCCTCGGTCACGGCTGCCTGGTGGCCTTGCTGCTGCTGCTGCCCGCGTTGGCCAGCCCTCCACCTGAAGGGCCCCCGGCCGGTGGGACGCAGGCCGAAGGGTCCCATGCGGAGCGTGAACCTGTGCGGCCACTCGAGCCGATTCCCCTGCGCTGTCGCCAGAGCTCAGGCCCGTGGCGCGCCTGCAGTCTGCTGGTGGAGAGGCTGGGAGAGCGCTGGAGTCTGCTGCTCGACGATCAGCGCCTGGAGTTCCGCCATGACGGCCGCGGGGCCGTGACCATGCAGCGACCCAGCCCTGGCAATCCTTCGCCTGTCTGGATTCCCGTCGAGGCCCGCTGGACAGACGACCCCGCCCTCTGCTGGAACGGGGTCTGCGCCCAGGGCGATTTCCCCCTGGATTAGGCGCTAGCCCCGGATCAGGGCTGCTGGATCAGGGCCTGCTCCAGCTGGTGCCGGTCGAGCCCGAAGCCCAGCAGCACCAGCTCCACCCCGGGGGCATGGGGCTGGGGGGCAGGCTCAAACCAGCTCTCCAGCCGCGGGCCCACCGCCTGCAGCACCAGGGGCCTGTCCTTTCCGCGCATCCAGAGCCGGCCCTTCACCCGCACAATCCCCTTCTCCTGGCAGAGGCGGCGGATGGCAGCCTCCAGGGATGAGCGCTCCAGCTCACCGTTCCACTCCAGCGCCACCGACTCCATCGCCACATGGGTGTGGTCGTGATGGTCGTGGTTGTCGCCGTCGTGGGGGTGGTCATCGGCACTGAGATGCTCAGCGGCAGAGCCGTCAGGCTGCTTTGCGGCCAGCCCCAGCACCAATGCCGGATCGATGCCACCGCGCTCCATGGGCAGCAGCGGCGTGCCGGGGCGCACCAGCGGCGTCACCCGCTCCTGGATGCGCTCGAGACCAGCGGCATCGAGTTGATCGCCATGGCTCACCAGCACCAGATCAGCGCACTCCAGCTGTTCGGCGAACAGCTCATCGATGGCGGTGAGGTGGTCGAGGCTTGGATCGGCCAGGCGCTGGGCCTCCAGGGCCGCAGGATCCGCCACCACCGACCCCTGGGCCAGGGCGGCCCCATCCACAACTGTGACCACGCCATTCACCCAGGTGCGGCTGCGGATCTCGGGCCAGCCCAGAGCCGCCAGCAGCGGTTCCGGCAGGGCCAGCCCGCTGGTTTCCACCAGGATGCCGTCCAGCTGGTCGGCCCGCTCCAGCAGCTGTTGCATGGTGGGCAGGAAATCGTCCTGCACCGTGCAGCAGAGGCAGCCGTTGGTGAGTTCCACCAGGCGCGAGCCGATCTCCTCCTCAGGGCAGAAGCCGCAGCTGCGCAGCAGGGCCCCATCGAGCCCCACCTCGCCGAACTCGTTGACAAGCACCGCCAGACGCTGGCCTCCATGCAGCAGCAGCTCCCTCAGCAGGGTGGTCTTGCCGGCGCCCAGGAAGCCGGTCACCACGGTGACGGGAAGACGGACGGAAGGTTGGGTGGTCATGGGCGGCAGGCGAGGCTCTCGCGGGTGCTCACTCCCGTGAGCGGATTGGTGCCGCTGGCCCGGGCGCAGAGCGCCTTCTGTTCGGGCAGGTCGAGCACGGCGTCGGTGAAGTCGGCCCCGTCGATCCGGCTGCCGCGGAAGCGGCTCTGCATCAGCATGCCGTTGCGCAGCACGGCCCCCTCCAGGTTGCTGTCGTCAAAACGGCTGGCGAAGGCCACCACGTCTTCGAGGTTGGCTGCCTGCAGATTGGCCTGCCGCAGGGAGCTGCCGTTGAACACGGCGCCGCGCAGGTCGGCCTCGCTGAAGTCGAAGCCATCCAGCGTGGCCTTGAGAAATTCCTGCTGACGCAGGTTGCGGCCGTGCATGTCCGGCTGCAGATCCTGGACGGCCCGCTGGCCGCGCAGCTCGGGGGCGGTGATCGCCAGAGCCGCCGGCGAAGCGCCGACCAGAACCCCCAGCAACAGAACGCCCAGCAGCAGCAGGCGCGGCAGGGGTTGGAGCGGCGAGCGGATGCCGGCCATGGACGCACAACTACGGTGAGGCATCAAGTTATGGCAACCATGGGGATGACCCTGCGGGTGGTGGTTCCCCCCCACCCCCTGATCGGCCACTGGCTCAGTGTGTTGCGCAGCAGGCACACCCCAGCAGCCGTCTACGCCACCGCCACAGCTGAGCTGGGCCGCTGGCTCACCTACGAGGCCGTGCGCGACTGGTTGCCCCAGCGCAACACCGCCATCGAGGGCTGTCTGGGCGCCACCGAAGGGCGGGTGGTGGATGGGGAGGTGCCGATCCTGGCCCTGCCCGTGCTCACGGCCGGGCTGGGGCTCTGGGATGGGGCCCGGGCGGTGCTGCCGGCGGCCCGTGTGCGCCACGTGGATCGCCTCGGCACCCTGCTGCCAGCAGAGATCGAGAGCCGTTGCGGCGTGCTGGTGTTCGCACCGGAGGTGGCGTCCGGCCACAGCCTGCTGGAGCTGCTGCACCAACTGCGGCAGCGGGGGGTTGAGGGCGACCGGCTGCGGGTGATCACGGCCCTGGTGGCCTCGCCGGGCCTGAAGGCCATCGGTGAGCAGTTCCCCAGCCTCACCCTCTACGCCGGCTGCATCGATCCTGATCTGACCGGCGATGGGGCGATTGAGCCGGGTATCGGCGCTGTAGCTGAAAGGCTGTTCGGCATCCCCGGAAACGGAGCTGTCGTCCCGGCCGCTGCCTCTGCCTAGGGTTGGAACACTTGTGCACTGTTGATGGCTGATCGCCAGGCTGGTCAGAGACACCCAGGCGGTGCGGCGGCCGGCGCCGCTGCCGGCGACTCCTCGGCCCTTCTGATCAGTGCCCTGGCCGGAGCCGTGCTCGGCGCGGCCGGCCTGGGCTGGTGGCTGCTGTCGAAAGCGGATCAGCGCCGCGGCAGCATGCGCCAGCAGCGGGTGCTGCGGCTCTCGCGGCTGCAGGAGAGCGGTGGGGCGGTGGAGGGCCTGCCGGCACCGGCCTCCCTGACGGCCAGCAATGACCGGGAGCTGCACCAGAAGGTGCACCAGCTCAACGAGGCCATCGAGGATGTGCGCCGTCAGCTGGAAACCCTCAGCATTGGCCGTCAGGGCTCGGGGTAAGTTGCTTGCAGGCACTTTCCGCTGAGGCCATGCTCCGATCCGCTGCCATCACCCAGGGCGTTCAGCGTTCCCCGAACCGGGCCATGCTGCGGGCCGTGGGCTTCGGCGACGGCGACTTCGGCAAGCCGATCATCGGCATCGCCAACGGCTACAGCACGATCACGCCCTGCAACCTCGGCCTCAACGACCTCACCCGCCGGGCCGAGCAGGCTGCCCAGCTGGCGGGGGCGATGCCCCAGACCTTCGGCACCATCACGGTGAGCGATGGCATCTCCATGGGCACCGAGGGGATGAAGTATTCCCTGGTGAGCCGCGAGGTGATCGCCGACTCCATCGAAACCGCCTGCAACGCCCAGAGCATGGACGGCCTGCTGGCGGTGGGCGGCTGCGACAAGAACATGCCCGGAGCCATGCTGGCCATGGCCCGCATGAACATCCCGGCGATCTTCGTGTACGGCGGCACGATCAAGCCCGGCAGACTCGGGCCCTGCGATCTCACCGTGGTGAGCGCCTTTGAGGCCGTGGGCCAGTTTTCCGGCGGCCGCATCGACGAGGCCGAGCTCACCGCCATCGAGAAGAACGCCTGCCCCGGTGCCGGCAGTTGCGGTGGCATGTTCACCGCCAACACGATGAGTTCGGCCTTCGAGGTGCTCGGCCTCAGCCTTCCCTACAGCTCCACCATGGCGGCCGAAGACCCGGAGAAGGCCGAGAGTGCCGCCCGCTCCGCCGAAGTGCTCGTGCGGGCGATCGCCGCCGACATCCGCCCCCGCGACCTGCTCACCCGGGAGGCCTTTGAAAATGCCATCAGCGTGATCATGGCCGTGGGCGGCTCCACCAATTCGGTGCTGCACCTGCTCGCCATCGCGCGCACGGCCGGCGTGCCCCTCAGCATCGACGACTTCGAAGTGATCCGCCAGCGGGTGCCGGTGATCTGCGATCTCAAGCCCAGTGGCCGCTATGTGACGGTGGAACTGCACCGGGCCGGGGGCATCCCCCAGGTGATGAAGCTGCTGCTGGAGGCCGGCCTGCTGCATGGCGACTGCCGCACCATCGAGGGCCGCACCCTGCGCGAGGTGCTGGCCGACGTGCCCTCCACCCCACCGGCAGACCAGGATGTGATCCGCCCCCTCAGCCGGCCCCTCTACGCCAAGGGCCATCTGGCGATCCTCAAGGGCAACCTGGCGGAAGAGGGAGCCGTGGCCAAGATCTCCGGCGTCAAGACCCCGGTGATCACCGGGCCGGCGCGGGTGTTCGAGAGTGAGGAGAGTGCTCTGGAGGCGATCCTGGCCGGCGCTGTCCATGCCGGGGATGTGGTGGTGGTGCGCTACGAGGGGCCGGTGGGCGGCCCCGGCATGCGCGAGATGCTCTCCCCCACCGCCGCGATCGTGGGCCAGGGGCTGGGGGAATCGGTGGCCCTGATCACTGATGGTCGCTTTTCCGGGGGTTCCTATGGGCTGGTGGTGGGCCACGTGGCGCCGGAAGCGGCCGTTGGCGGCACCATCGGCCTGGTGGAGGAGGGCGACAGCATCACCGTGGATGCCGATCAGCTGCTGCTGCAGCTCAACGTGGCTGCTGAAGAGCTGGAGCGCCGAAGGGCGGCCTGGGTGCGCCCCGAACCCCGCTACCGCACGGGCGTGCTGGGCAAGTACGCCCGCCTGGTGAGCAGCAGCAGCCTCGGAGCTGTCACCGATCTGGCTTGAGCAGATCCGGAGCGGGCGGTTCCGGCCTCAGCAGGGCCCGCAGCCGCCGCGCCAGCGCTTCTAGCGGCAGCCCCGCCCCTGGCCGTTCGCAGCGACTGCCGTTGCTGCTCATCCACACCGGATGGCGCCCCTGCCAGAGCATGGGGAGCTCCGGGTCCGCAGCCCAGGCCAGGGTGAGGTGGAGGTCATCGCCACTGCGGTAGAGCTCCAGTTCCAGGTCTTCCTCAGGAAGGCGCTCTCCGGCAGGGCTGCGCACCTCCAGCTTCAGGCAGCAGTCCTGCAGCTCGGCCATCTGCTCCAGGCTGGGCGCGTCCGGCTTGGCTGGATCGGTGGCGGCCAGCACGGCGTGGCGCAGCGGCTTGCGGCAGAGGTCGGCCGCCGCCGCCACGCGTTGGGCCAGGTCGGCCTCGGGCAGGTCGCTGGGGTCAGGGATAGGTACGGATGGCCTGGAGGTTGAAGCTGATCGGGCCGGGCCGGAAACCCGCATTGGGGCTGCCGTCATCGCCGAAGCGGGAGTGCAGCAACTGCAGCCGGTTGATGCGGGAGGCATCGAAACGCAGCGGCAGGCCCACCGGCCGGGCCCGCACCGAGGGGCGCAGGCTGCTGAAGGGAACGCTCAGCTGCGTGCTGCCTTCGGCTTGGGTGGCGAACTCCACCACCCAGCGCAGACCGCCGGGGATCAGTTCCGTGAGTCCGGCCACTCCGTCAGCGCAGGCCAGCGCCAGCTTGAAGCGCCGCCCACCGCCCGCCAGCTCCAGTTCCAGGCCTTCAGCGCTGGAGAGATCCAGGGGCGGAGAGAACAGGGGCGAGCGACAGCTCACGAACCCGCCGCCCTCCTCCACCAGCTCGCCCTGAAACTGCAGACCGCCAGGACCGGCCTGACAGCGCCCCTGGCTGCGGCCCCCCATGATCGTGTCGTTCAGGGCCTGCCAGCCGCTGAAACCATCCCCCGTGACGATCTCGATCACGCCAGCGCCCCTGCCGCCCCGTGGTCGGCGAGCACGGTGATGGTGGTGGAGGGCTGCACCAGCCGCGCCGGGGTGCGCTCCGCAGGTTCCATCGGATCCAGCAGCCGCTGCAGGGCCTGGGCCTTGGCCGCACCGCTCACCAGGAAGATCACCCGCCGCGCTGCCGAGAGCACAGGCGCCGTGAGCGTGATCCGGGGCAGTCCCTTGCCCTCGCCCACCGTCACCAGCCGCTGGCGCTCCAGGGCGGCGCCGGTGCCCGGAAACAGAGAGGCGGTGTGGCCATCGTCGCCGAGGCCGAGCAGCACCAGATCCAGAATCGGCGGATCGCCGGGGCAGAGCAGGCGCAGCAGCTCGGCATAGGCCCTGGCCCCCTGCTCCGGACTGGCCAGGTCGGTGGCCACCGGGTGCAGGCGGGCGCCGCTGCCGGGGGGCTGGGCCAGCAGCGAACGCCGCAGCATCAGGGTGTTGCTGGACGGGTCATCGGCTGGAACCCAGCGCTCATCGCCCAGCAGCACATCCACCCGATCCCAGGCCAGCCGCTCCTGCCCCAGCCGGCTGTAGGCCGCCTCGGGGGTGGTGCCACCGGCCAGGGCGATCTGGCAGCGATCCCGCTGGGCCAGGCCCAGGTCGATGGCCGTGGCGATCAGCTCGGCGGCGCGGTGGGCCAGCTGCTCGCCACTGTCCCATCGCTCCACGCTGTAGGCCGTGCCCTCCGATCGGGTGCTGGCAGGTTGCATCGGTTGCGCCTCAGCTGATCCATTCGGTGTGGAACGATCCTGGCTGATCGACCCGCTCATAGGTGTGGGAGCCGAAGCAGTCGCGCATGGCCTGCACCAGGTTCTGGGGCAGGCGAGCGGTGCGGTAGCTGTCGATGTAGTCGAGCGTGCTCGAGAGGCAGGGCACAGGGATCCCAGCCAGGGCGGCCCCGGCCACGATCTGGCGCAGCCCCGGCAGCCGTTGGTTGATCTGCTCGGCAAACCAGGGATCCAGCATCAGGTTCGGCAGCTCGGGCGCTGCGGTGTAGGCATCCTGGATGCGCTGCAGCAGTCGGGCGCGAATGATGCAGCCGCCCTTCCAGATCTGGCCGATGGCCGCGAAGTCGAGGGCGTAGTCGTGCAGCTTGGAGGCCTCCTGCAGCAGGGCCATGCCCTGGCCGTAGCTCACGATGCAGGCGGCGATGCAGGCATCGCGCAGGGGGGGCAGGCCCGCAGCGGCATCGCCGAGATCGACGGCATGGGCCGGCGGGGCGGGCAGCACCGCCTCGGCTTCGAGGC is a genomic window of Cyanobium sp. NS01 containing:
- a CDS encoding peroxiredoxin — protein: MTRLVGLQAPDFTATAVVDQEFKEISLSQYRGKYVVLFFYPLDFTFVCPTEITAFSDRYGDFAAKNTEVLGVSVDSEFSHLAWIQTDRKNGGIGDISYPLVADLKKEIARAYEVLDEDAGVALRGLFIIDPEGVIMHSTINNLPVGRSVDETLRVLQAFQYVQSHPDEVCPANWQPGDKTMNPDPVKSKDFFAAVS
- the pgl gene encoding 6-phosphogluconolactonase, with translation MQPASTRSEGTAYSVERWDSGEQLAHRAAELIATAIDLGLAQRDRCQIALAGGTTPEAAYSRLGQERLAWDRVDVLLGDERWVPADDPSSNTLMLRRSLLAQPPGSGARLHPVATDLASPEQGARAYAELLRLLCPGDPPILDLVLLGLGDDGHTASLFPGTGAALERQRLVTVGEGKGLPRITLTAPVLSAARRVIFLVSGAAKAQALQRLLDPMEPAERTPARLVQPSTTITVLADHGAAGALA
- a CDS encoding CIA30 family protein, with translation MGGRSQGRCQAGPGGLQFQGELVEEGGGFVSCRSPLFSPPLDLSSAEGLELELAGGGRRFKLALACADGVAGLTELIPGGLRWVVEFATQAEGSTQLSVPFSSLRPSVRARPVGLPLRFDASRINRLQLLHSRFGDDGSPNAGFRPGPISFNLQAIRTYP
- the upp gene encoding uracil phosphoribosyltransferase, translated to MGMTLRVVVPPHPLIGHWLSVLRSRHTPAAVYATATAELGRWLTYEAVRDWLPQRNTAIEGCLGATEGRVVDGEVPILALPVLTAGLGLWDGARAVLPAARVRHVDRLGTLLPAEIESRCGVLVFAPEVASGHSLLELLHQLRQRGVEGDRLRVITALVASPGLKAIGEQFPSLTLYAGCIDPDLTGDGAIEPGIGAVAERLFGIPGNGAVVPAAASA
- the purQ gene encoding phosphoribosylformylglycinamidine synthase subunit PurQ produces the protein MSVGIVVFPGSNCDRDVRWALEGCLGLETRFLWHEERDLGGLDAVVLPGGFSYGDYLRCGAIARFAPVLEEVRSFAEAGGPVLGICNGFQVLTEMGLLPGALTRNGRLHFLCEPALLEVNPGPCRWLQGYGEKERISLPIAHGEGRYQVEADDLKALEEHGQVAMRYAANPNGSVGDVAGLCNRAGNVLGLMPHPERACDPVLGGIDGSRLLQSLLS
- a CDS encoding pentapeptide repeat-containing protein, translated to MAGIRSPLQPLPRLLLLGVLLLGVLVGASPAALAITAPELRGQRAVQDLQPDMHGRNLRQQEFLKATLDGFDFSEADLRGAVFNGSSLRQANLQAANLEDVVAFASRFDDSNLEGAVLRNGMLMQSRFRGSRIDGADFTDAVLDLPEQKALCARASGTNPLTGVSTRESLACRP
- the purS gene encoding phosphoribosylformylglycinamidine synthase subunit PurS — encoded protein: MPVFSARVQVSLRPSVLDPAGEATRAAAARLGVTSLRRLRIGKAIELELEAADATAARQQVELLAQRLLANPVIENWSLELQEHGQVQPTGAPL
- the cobW gene encoding cobalamin biosynthesis protein CobW; its protein translation is MTTQPSVRLPVTVVTGFLGAGKTTLLRELLLHGGQRLAVLVNEFGEVGLDGALLRSCGFCPEEEIGSRLVELTNGCLCCTVQDDFLPTMQQLLERADQLDGILVETSGLALPEPLLAALGWPEIRSRTWVNGVVTVVDGAALAQGSVVADPAALEAQRLADPSLDHLTAIDELFAEQLECADLVLVSHGDQLDAAGLERIQERVTPLVRPGTPLLPMERGGIDPALVLGLAAKQPDGSAAEHLSADDHPHDGDNHDHHDHTHVAMESVALEWNGELERSSLEAAIRRLCQEKGIVRVKGRLWMRGKDRPLVLQAVGPRLESWFEPAPQPHAPGVELVLLGFGLDRHQLEQALIQQP
- the ilvD gene encoding dihydroxy-acid dehydratase codes for the protein MLRSAAITQGVQRSPNRAMLRAVGFGDGDFGKPIIGIANGYSTITPCNLGLNDLTRRAEQAAQLAGAMPQTFGTITVSDGISMGTEGMKYSLVSREVIADSIETACNAQSMDGLLAVGGCDKNMPGAMLAMARMNIPAIFVYGGTIKPGRLGPCDLTVVSAFEAVGQFSGGRIDEAELTAIEKNACPGAGSCGGMFTANTMSSAFEVLGLSLPYSSTMAAEDPEKAESAARSAEVLVRAIAADIRPRDLLTREAFENAISVIMAVGGSTNSVLHLLAIARTAGVPLSIDDFEVIRQRVPVICDLKPSGRYVTVELHRAGGIPQVMKLLLEAGLLHGDCRTIEGRTLREVLADVPSTPPADQDVIRPLSRPLYAKGHLAILKGNLAEEGAVAKISGVKTPVITGPARVFESEESALEAILAGAVHAGDVVVVRYEGPVGGPGMREMLSPTAAIVGQGLGESVALITDGRFSGGSYGLVVGHVAPEAAVGGTIGLVEEGDSITVDADQLLLQLNVAAEELERRRAAWVRPEPRYRTGVLGKYARLVSSSSLGAVTDLA